The Anabaena sp. WA102 genome contains a region encoding:
- a CDS encoding ParB/RepB/Spo0J family partition protein yields the protein MVKKPLELPKMRGVEDLLSMDVESESPTATVNIDKIRLPAQQPRRYFDPEKLNQLVQSVKEHGILQPLLVRAVNGEFELVAGERRLRAAKAAGLTEVPIITKELSDLQTLQIALLENLQREDLNPVEETEGILELLSIELDVNSAEVISILNQAANAKKRGLDLTENVFRQLEIVESVLSGVGRFSAESFRTSRLPLLNLPDDVLEILRQGKIEYTKARAIAKLKDDGERGELLDKVINENLSLSEIKQLVKELTPGKITAKETLNAKYSEIGKRLKNAQVWEDAKKTKKLEKLLSDLEQLLE from the coding sequence ATGGTCAAGAAACCTTTAGAACTCCCAAAAATGCGTGGTGTGGAAGATTTGTTGAGTATGGATGTGGAATCAGAATCACCAACTGCCACCGTTAATATTGATAAAATTCGTTTACCTGCTCAACAACCCCGACGGTATTTTGACCCTGAGAAACTCAATCAACTGGTGCAGTCAGTTAAAGAACACGGGATTTTACAACCTTTGTTGGTGCGTGCTGTTAATGGTGAATTTGAGTTAGTCGCTGGTGAACGCCGACTCCGGGCGGCCAAAGCAGCGGGGTTAACAGAAGTACCGATTATCACCAAGGAATTATCTGACCTCCAAACCCTGCAAATCGCTTTACTGGAAAACCTGCAACGGGAAGATTTAAACCCAGTTGAAGAAACCGAGGGGATTCTAGAATTATTAAGTATTGAACTTGATGTAAATTCTGCTGAAGTTATCTCAATTCTCAATCAAGCAGCCAACGCCAAAAAACGGGGATTAGACCTGACGGAAAACGTTTTCCGTCAACTGGAAATTGTGGAATCAGTGTTGTCGGGTGTTGGTAGATTCAGTGCTGAAAGTTTTCGGACCAGTCGTTTACCATTATTGAATTTACCCGATGATGTATTGGAAATATTGCGGCAGGGGAAAATAGAATACACCAAAGCCAGAGCGATCGCTAAACTCAAAGATGACGGTGAACGTGGGGAACTACTGGATAAAGTTATCAATGAAAATCTATCTTTAAGTGAGATTAAGCAGTTAGTAAAGGAATTAACCCCAGGGAAAATCACAGCCAAAGAAACATTGAATGCTAAATATTCCGAGATTGGTAAACGGTTGAAGAATGCTCAGGTGTGGGAAGATGCTAAAAAAACCAAAAAGCTAGAGAAATTGTTGAGTGATTTAGAACAATTGTTAGAATAG
- a CDS encoding nucleotidyl transferase AbiEii/AbiGii toxin family protein translates to MLIKPQIKTPEKLLFLEKLCWQRENIENLTPLEMLRIYERGWHYRGVLGDLSQIESLFVQQLAQYYHSWLGAKMFEREFHQKILIVLNQLKANFLLECGAYFGGGTLVSLNHGEYRLSKDIDFLCSTGTGYRLLRQKIAENQYNALFNTQHTLNLPGEIKADQYGVRFAIVVDETLIKFEIIMEGRIELGEADYPSWSPVPCLNQIDSFAEKLLANSDRWNDSSVESRDLIDLAMQRLNSPIPQAAIEKAESAYPVIEPLKKAISFFQNHPNYRDKCFTALRIAEPSKIIDGIDLMAADFNLNKTPRTFSESQQDWE, encoded by the coding sequence ATGTTAATTAAACCTCAAATTAAAACTCCAGAGAAATTACTGTTTCTAGAAAAATTATGTTGGCAAAGAGAAAATATAGAAAATCTTACTCCTTTAGAAATGCTGAGAATATATGAACGCGGGTGGCATTACCGGGGAGTTTTAGGCGACTTGAGCCAAATAGAATCCTTATTTGTGCAACAATTAGCTCAATATTATCATTCATGGTTAGGAGCAAAAATGTTTGAAAGGGAATTTCATCAAAAAATTTTAATTGTTCTTAATCAATTAAAGGCTAATTTTTTATTAGAGTGTGGCGCGTATTTTGGCGGTGGGACTCTGGTTAGTTTAAATCATGGGGAATATAGATTAAGCAAGGATATAGATTTTCTCTGTTCCACTGGTACTGGCTACCGATTACTACGCCAAAAAATAGCTGAAAATCAATATAATGCCCTTTTTAACACTCAACATACTCTCAACCTACCCGGAGAAATTAAAGCTGACCAGTACGGAGTAAGATTTGCCATTGTAGTTGATGAAACTCTGATTAAATTTGAGATAATTATGGAAGGACGGATTGAATTGGGAGAAGCAGATTATCCCAGTTGGTCGCCTGTCCCATGCTTAAATCAAATTGATAGTTTTGCGGAAAAACTTTTAGCTAATTCTGACAGATGGAATGATTCCTCGGTAGAGTCGAGAGATTTAATTGATTTGGCTATGCAAAGGCTCAATTCTCCCATTCCTCAAGCAGCTATTGAGAAAGCAGAATCAGCTTATCCTGTAATTGAACCTTTAAAAAAAGCGATATCCTTTTTCCAGAATCACCCCAATTATCGAGACAAATGTTTTACGGCTTTGAGAATTGCCGAACCTAGTAAAATTATTGATGGTATTGATTTAATGGCGGCTGATTTTAATTTAAACAAGACACCTAGAACATTTAGCGAATCTCAACAAGACTGGGAATGA